AATGGTGTGTTGTTGCTCTAATGTTTTTCTGACGTTGTTCTGATGTTTGTCTTCTCCAGGCCTGAATGAGGAGCTGGTGCAGCTGCTGCTGATCAGGGATGAACTGCACATGGAGCAGGATGCCATGCTGGTGGACATAGAGGACCTGACCAGGTGGTGATGCTatctaacaaacaaacaaacaaacaaacaaacacacacacccacggagagagacacacacacacacacacacacacacacacacacacacacacacacacacacacacacacacacacacacacacacacacacacacacatacatacacacacacacacacacacacacacacacacacacacacacacacacacacacacacacacacacagcctccaggGCTATGACCGCAAACAGGCCAGGAATGATTTGGGGAACTCTGTCTTTGGGACTGATGTTTAGCAAAGGTTATACATTTGCATGATTTTCATACaggagcacacacaaacacacgcacacacacagctgcaagaACAAGGACCTCAAACAGGCCAGAGAATGATTAGGGGAACTCTGTCTTTGAGACAGACGTTAACCACAGTGTGATATATTTGCTGCAGCTAATAAAGTAGTTTATCTAATCATCATATTGTTTTTACTCAGGCATGCTGAGAGCCAGCAGAAACACATGGCTGAGAAGACCCCATCCAAATGAGACACCTCGACCCTACCCCATCCCTTTACTTCACTCCTGCCCCATCTTGGTCCCTGTGCCCTGCCCCATGTCTCTCgctgctccccctctgtctgcCCCTCTCTCATGGTGGCAGCAGCCAGAGGAAGTCCAGCCTTTCATTTGCTTCTGTGGTTGTCCCAGCGCTAAAGACAGAGAATTTCCTGCTTCCTGGGAGAAGAGGAAACTGATTGTGTGTTGTCATGGATACTGTCCCCGGCTTCCTGTGCAGTGATCGGCCTTGCTTCGCTATTGTTTATTTTTAACTTTTTACATTCGCCACTAAATTATAACTGTCAATACAAAATGGtggagaaaaaataataatagtgaGAAATTAGTAGAAAGTCAGttaaaagagaaaaaaagaaacattGTATAAAACTATGAAGACTAACTTCAGACTATTTTAAGTTAAAAGGTCATTTTTAAGTATTTCAAAGTCAACCTCTTTTTATTCTGCACAATTGGTAGTTTTCAACTGAGGAATGTTTATTTGAAGGTGCTAAAAGAGTGTAAAGGAAACCTGCCTGCCTTGTAGTGGAGTTGCAACTTTTGGTAATACATTCACTCTGATCGGTCTTCAACATTTTGTGAATGTTGATTTTCTGACACGagtcattttaaataaataaatgtgttaaTATCATTTACATCCTATTGTATTGAGAATTTTTATTTGAGGGAAGAAATGTTTATGTACAGatatgtaaaataaaaaataaactttgtTTCATATATTGTGGTTTGGTGTGCAGTCTGTTAAGAAAAGTGGACAGAGATTGAGATATTATTGTAAATACTATAAGTGCAAACTGGCAAAACACAGTACATTAACAGTGCATTTATGACTATTTCATAATTATGTAATACTAATACTGACAAGTGCATTGTAGGATTTTGGACATAATTCATAAATTAATAACCATACCGACATCACTGCCATCTGGGAAGAGAAAACCTGATCACTCCGCTGAATATTTTATTCAGAGGCAACAAGAGTGTGAAGTATGAAGAATGCATCAGTTTTTCTATTATTACATTTTTCGATGAACAGTCATACAAAACCACCTTATTTTAAAGAGTAGATGATTTTAAACCTTAGGCCTAAGATAGCTCTGTGCTTTACTGTGATTGTGGTTTTGAAAGGTCTGATCTCATATCAATGGTCACAACCACAAGCATCATCCACTTCTGTGAAACTCTCCCCTGCAGATTGACTCACCAtggcctctctttctctacaggCCCTGAGAGTCAGCCTTTACGGGAAGAGGTGTACTTTCTTAAGTAAACAGGCCAATGGTAAACAAATTCAAATGCCAGGGTTAAAATTGTGGAGGTGTGCAGGGGTCATGGGCAATCCCATTACATTTGAGTCATGGTTTAGCATACTCCTGCATGCATTTTAGTACTGATCAACATTGGGAATCGACCCCCCCTCCCAACTGCCACTGTCACAGAGAGATTTATGATTGATTTAAGATTAAATCATCTAATCAACCCTATTATGGTCAACCATGTTACTTTATCTGACACTTAATAGGCATTTgctttattctttaaaaaaatatatatatatatatatgtttaagtTGAACacgtgctctttatgacagaatatACAAATTAGGTGAAATCTACATAGAAATCTACATTTTTTAAAGAAGTTACTTCTCAAAAGTCACCGAATTGATGAAACAACCTCTTTATTCTGACCCCTGTAGTGAAGAACTCAATCAAAAGTTGGGAAATTaaacctattccctatttacATTGTTTTTGGTTCTTACGAaatgtatgtttataatgtataaTTGAAAGCATGAAATAAAAACAACTATGAATGTAGTTTAAGACAATCAGCCTTCTAGAGAAGAGGCTCATGTCAAAGTAGACTAAAGGCTACTACCCACCCACAATATCTCTAGGCCTATAGCACAATCATTTAGAAAAACCTTTCTAACATTATTCATCTGTCTAGTTTTGACAATTACAATTAAAATAcggaacaaacgtaaaacactgACATCGGAATGCCTGTCTCACGTAGTTTTTTTTGCAATCGGTGGGTGCTGCAAAGTTTCTGGATCGAGTTGGGTTACGCAGTGATATGCTGCCCACAAGAGAATGTGACTCAGTTATAGAGTTGAACTGCATTACTTTAACTGTaatgtaaaacaaatatatatcgGTATTGTATTATTCATTCACTTTAAGGCATTGGCTTCCTCTTGAGCCTACTCATGCAAATCGAAACGAGCCCCTGGCTGTTAATTCCAGTTTCACTTGAAGGAGTCACTCATTGGCCGAGATGCAAACAGAGACCACTCAGGAAATTACACACGACTGACGCGTCGCTTTCATTTCGGTGTctcttgttgttttgttgtttgtaaTTCAGTGTTTAAATCTGTCCAGGGAATTCCCTCAAGGAGCGCTGCACGGCTCTATATAATGATCAGATGAAGCAAAGATGACAACACCTATCAGTTTACGCCACACTTGAGTCAAAGATCTCAGAATCATGCTGCCAAACTTTTATTTATGTGAGTATTCATTTTATTTGTACATCATTTTTGTATCAACTAACCCTCTGAAATTATATGCCTCAAACTTGACATAGTCTTCCGTTTTCAATTATGGAGTTAAAGAATGACATTTTATTATTGGTCTGTTTAGAGGATTATTGGGGTGATGCATTGGTTGGTGCTGACTGATTGTGTCCTCCCTCCACACAGACTTTACCAGCTGTGTGCTGTTGCTCGCTTTGTTCTGCCAAGTCTCCATGGGAACCCCAGTGCGCACGCCGCGGAGTTTGGACACTGAGAAATGCGGGCAGTGCGCTGACCTCTCCAGAGAGCTCGTCAAGAATGTTAGAAAGCTCCTGGACAACGTGAGTGACAATTATAACGAATGAATTTGAACTTTTATTTCACATCTAATGTATTGTTCATTCAGTCAGTCAATCCGTCTGTATCGTTGATATGCTTACAATTTATTCACACAGTTTGTGATTAATGTATCCACTTACTAATTGAATAATTTTCCCCTGATATGCTTACAGTTTATTCACACAGTTTGTGATTAATGTATCCACTTACTAATTGAATCATTTTCCCTTGATAGGAAAACCTGTTTGGGGGTTTAAACTGCTCGGAGCAGCGCGTGGAGGTGAACAGTAAGACCCAGACAGTCCTAGCCTGCGAACCCAACACGGACAGGGTAAGTCACAGTCATTTGCTAAATTCATATAaacataattttttaaaattatacttTCTCGGACTTTTAAGTATTAATTGAAAGTGATAATTAGGATTTACAGAATAGTGATATAAATCAGTCGATTGATGCATTATTTTGCTCTATTTCCTCAGAACACAAGATGCTCTGGTCAACGGAACACCACATTCAGTGAGGTAACTATTGTGTTCTTACAATATTGCATCATTGTATATAAATCCACAGTTTTAAAAATAAATAGTTAGATCTTTAGACAGTCTGTAGATTTTATAGTGATGGCATTTCACATAATTCACCCATTCTTAGCTCACCCATTTCAACTGCTTCCTATATGTCTGATTGTCTGATCTCTGTCCATCTTTATATTTTCTTCTGACAGAGTGCGTGTCTGAGGAACATCCGAGCAGACCTAGGACATTATGCTGCCTCACTACAGGCTTACAAACAAGCCGACCTCAGCTCCACTGTCCAGGACACCAAGAACCTACTCAATAATTGTCCATCCACACAAGGGGATCCTTCCTCACAAGTAAGATTAGATTTttctatttctttttttttttgtcataaaaCATTCCTTCCTTCCCTGAATTTTCCTTTTTCTTTTGATTCAGTTTTCTAATGACAACAAA
This genomic interval from Oncorhynchus clarkii lewisi isolate Uvic-CL-2024 chromosome 27, UVic_Ocla_1.0, whole genome shotgun sequence contains the following:
- the LOC139386380 gene encoding interleukin-12 subunit alpha-like; amino-acid sequence: MLPNFYLYFTSCVLLLALFCQVSMGTPVRTPRSLDTEKCGQCADLSRELVKNVRKLLDNENLFGGLNCSEQRVEVNSKTQTVLACEPNTDRNTRCSGQRNTTFSESACLRNIRADLGHYAASLQAYKQADLSSTVQDTKNLLNNCPSTQGDPSSQVADAKLTSGNSVDQRVHLCKLLKGFHLRVITISRAMGYISAGDHRK